In Mangifera indica cultivar Alphonso chromosome 7, CATAS_Mindica_2.1, whole genome shotgun sequence, the genomic window AAGTTATATTGTAAAATGCTGTGCTAGAAGCTGTTCGATGAAATGTCTCTACGAAATTCTATGTCGTTAGCtatacaattttctttcttttttttttttttttgagcgAAACCAAGACTAGAAagcaatttgatttgaaaatctttttgtGATTAAAATTATCCTATTTCTTGCTGAACTTTGGTCATTATAGTGTTTCACTTTGCAGggaaaaatatcaataataataatttgatttgttgGCTTTGCTGGATCATTTGTCGTTTTTGCATTAACAACAATGTTGTTTGTGATACTCTGGCAGAGAAGAGAGAACTCTAGGATAATGATGGCCTATTTTCAATGCTAAATATAAAGGTTTTTTCTTACAAAGAATTTTATACAGTAACAAAGGGTTATACACACAAATATGAGCATGGTGGAGTTGCGAATGCTTTTCAAGGAGAGTTGCTATATTTTACCCTCTTTGCCGATGTGGATTTGCCTAGGGCTCACACATGTGTGTTGTGGAGAATCTCACAATTGAAGACCCTTTAATTGTGCCTTGAGTATTGAAGATCTTCTACAGCCTACTGCTTCTAGTGcttctgttttcatttttttatcctGCATTGTctctgataaaaaaaaaaaaaaaaacttcacaGCAGATAGTGATCGCCACTGCCAGATCTCAAATTAGCTTATTTCAGTGTTTTCGTTTGAAATCATGGTATGTTTTTATCAAACACTTTGTCtactttctattttatttttatttcaccaTGAATTTTTTTGATACGATAGACCCTAACTTCTCCCATTGGAATTTACTATTCCTATCGGAAAATCAAATTACATAGAAGTAATAGAACTAGCTAGGCACATATGGATCCACAGATCTTGCTCTGTTATTCTTCATTTCTGATCATTGAATTGACAAAATCCTGTAATAGTAGCAACTCCATGATTCAATGGTTGCTAGAGTAAAGTGTTTATTCTTCACTTAGAGTGAGGAAGAAAagatgagagagaaaaaaatctgCTTTCTATAAAATTCGGGAGTGCTTCACTGCCcttcttttaatagaaaatatctgCAGTCTTCTTGGGCCTTCATTTTATAAACACTGGTTTGGGCCTTCAGTTTACAAACACTAGTTTGGGCCTTCATCctatattacaaatttaaaatgcaaataaatttgtaatttaagttaaaagtttctatatatataatacattaaaaattgaCTAACTAGCTATTACATCTTCCACACTATAGATTATGGACCTGCTCATTTAGAAGAGGGGTTGAGAGTTTTTGGATTGTATCTTGAAGCCTTTGTAATACCATTTACACTTGCACAGAAGGAAGACATCCTTGTCTATCTTTAGGATAACATATACTTATCTACctcttttttggttttttgttttttttgggtaagttacTTTGTCTTTAGGATGGCACACGTATGCAAGTCACTCAAAAATGGAGCTTCAGAAAGTGGTGAAGCAATTTTGGTGAGCACATGATATGTTTCATCTGCCATTTAGGCAACTTTACATGTTGTAGCACGTGTTTATATCTTTTTGATGGAATTCATATTGTCAAGGGAAGAATATTGCTCGAGAAGGGACCTTCAGGTAAAAGCATTTAAGATTTACTATGTTATATCAAGTCAAGTTAAGCCTCATTCTGCTGTCCTAATTTCCCCTTCTCAATTCATACGAGAGACTCGTTGAACTTTTAACTGCATAAATTTGAACTTTGTTTGGGAGCTCACTGGCATTGTATTGCTTTGTTGAGTTATAATGCTCTCAAAACACGTCGTGCATGCTTCATCTacttcaaagatatttttaaattttcttatggGTTGATCTAGTTTTATCCCATATCAAGAAGTGTTAAACACCAAATCTACAGATTGTttaaaatctacaaattttctttctttggctTTTTATTCCTCAATCGAATATTATTGTGTacttcaaattgttttttttgaCAAAGAGACTGTTAATTAGGGTCTATGCTTACAATTCCTGCAAGAGAAGACACCAAATGCAGAACAATCAAGAGAAGTACCACTTGGGACAACAAACACACATGGCAGCAAAGGAGTGGAGCAGCAAGGACCACCAAATTTGGAGAGGGTGCGTGGCAATCTATGGGAAGACTTGACTGTAATGAGGATAAATGGAGATGGGAAGGATCCAAAAAGATTTCcgaaaagaaaattgttgagaaggaagaagagagagagttCCAGCCTCTCAAAAACTGTAGGGATTAATTtgcttatttgagttttttgtgtttgttgaatCTATGGGAAGACtatttatctaaaaatgaaTACTTTGCTTCCTGTTATTTAGGTAAAATAGTTCTATGCGTCATGTTGTGTATAATCCGCCAATTTGAATGGAAAACTACTTCTATGCATTACATTTTAATACAACATATCAATTTGGAAACCCGTTTTGTACGTTTGTTAATGTAGTATACTCTTTTTGGTTTAATAAGACTTGTGGGCTATTTTGTTTTCGTTGGCTATTTTGAATTGGAAAAATACTTTGATGCATTAcgttttaatacaaaatatcaatttggaAGCAAATCTGTGATTCTCTTggtgaagtttaaaaaaatgtgcACATCTTAGTATCAACATAAATGCAATTTAGGGTGGTAGGATGAGAAAGCATTCTCTGTTGTTATTTTGTAGGTTGGAAATGCACGCCTATATTCCAATTTGACGTAAGCTTGATGCATGGATTACCATCAATGAACTTTTTTGagagtgaattttttttattgctacATGCTTAGGCGATTTCTTGGTTTGGTGAAAGCTTCATCAAATGATAGTCTTTTTCTATATAGCATCACAGCTCGTGGCGATATACTGTAGGAAATGCTTAaaaaatgatgagttttatgCATGTACTTGACGGGGTTGAACTGCATCCACCAGTTTCTGATGTTTCATGCAATGGTCTTGCTGCCAGGGTATACTTCTATGCTTGCCCTATTATTTCTTTGAGATCCTTGTTTGTtagatttgagttatttaataACTAATGGGAATAAATCATGGATGTTATTGTGTCTATGCATATGCTAGTCTAACATGGCTTTTACAGCTTGAAAAGTGCAGGATGTTAATTGAAATTGCTGGAAATTACTTAGATGAAGGGGCAAATCCTTTCCATGGAGTTGAGGCGTGCAATGAAGTTTTGGAAGGGCATGGTAGTGAAATTGGATCCATGATGAAGCATGAGCGTCTTTGCACACTTGCTGCCTTATTGCTTAAGGTTCTGTAAAAACTGTTGTTAAGATAAATGCTTGTAATctctttattttgattgaaatctGTTTCTAACAAGTCATTAGCTACTTCTTTTAACATGGCAAATAATAGTAATGATATGTTCTTTAAACATTTGCAGATTGTTATTGTTGGAGATGATTGTGCATTGCCTCCACCTCAAGGCATAGCTGGATGAAGAGGTTTTGCAGTCCCTATTCTTGTTCACAAGGTTCTCTGTTTCTTCCTTTTCCTCCTTACATATCTGCACGTAGGGGCCTTTCTTGCATATGCACTTACATGCTCACGCTTTAGGCCTTTTCTACTATTACTTATTCCTGTGAAAATTTATCTTTGTATTGgttgatttaatattttatgtcttTATCCTTTCACATATGTCTGAACTGTTCTTACACTAAATTTAGTTCTGATTATGCATGTGGAGTTGGAAAGTCAGGTTGCTGGAGctagctgctgctgctgctggcCTTTCCCTTTCTTAAGTTACTCTGTTACTGCAGAAGCAAAACATGCATCTGAAATGGTTGGGACAATGGGTGTTGCCTTATCTGTTTTTACACTGCCTGGGCAGGTTTCATCATATTGTCTGGGTTCTGGAAAAATGGAACTTGGTCTTGAGATTGTGAGTTACTTTCAAAACGACATCTTATGCATGAAGTATATAGTGGtgaatataaagtttattaaaatGTGTTTGGTGTAAATAATATGTTGGgaataaattgaatttcattCTATATTTCAGAATTTGTCAGGTTTTATCTTGAGTTGATTGCTTCTAATGCTGTGCACATTAAAGTGGTCAAGTATTCTTGTGGATCTTTTACAGGGCCACTGCTTACAGTTAGTTCCTAGACTCGTAAAAATTTGCTTCCTTGTtgacaaaattaaattgaactaagATAAGTTTTTTTTCAGCATTGTGAACCTGGTGCTGCTGTTGTGGACCTTCAACTTGTAGATGTAGTTGTCTCTCATGTGCTTAAGCAGATATTGTCAAGGGTATGCTCAATACCTGGGAGATATCTTATTTTACAGGCTACATTTAGCTTTGTTCatttaaagagaataaaaagaaaagggttttaaaaaaaggttaaaaattatttctccaCTGAACAAAGTTCCTGGGAAGGCTTGAGAAAAAATTACTGGTACTTTTGACATATTTTCTCTGCAACATGTGCTTACTCAGctaaattgaatgaaaaagcTTCTTCCTGATGGGGTTGCATGAAgttaaaagaaacagaaaaatctCAAACTAATCATGCATTTTGAAGAGAAATTACAAACCAATATATTTctgattttagttaaattttgtaaatgcaGCATAGGTGCCACTCTATGGTACTGATGATTGTAGCAGGCAAAGCAGTCCCTAACTTGCAATTGGAGCATGGATTGGCTGTCAATAGAGTGTACACAGGATTTGCTATTTTTTGTTGTCTTTTCACTTTGTTGAAAAGATGTTTCATATGAATTGTTGGACTTCAagaattgatataattattaattctcatttaatataaaattttttttcccaaatttacCATACAAATAGAAActgatttttttatcttcaattcacAGCACaatcaaggaaaaaaatttgttctCAATTTACTACGTAATCAAGGACGAAAAATTGTCTTCAATTCACTATGCAATCAAGAACGAAAAAATTTGTCTCACATTCACCACACAATCAAGGAATTTATGTTCTTTTTGGAACATAAATTCCAGATTTCTTGTTCCAGTATTAGTCCAGTAACAGGAGTGCAGCAGCAAGGAAGAGCCAACCCAGCACCACATCTTCAGCATGTATTTCATCCccaaacacattaaaatctcCAGCAAACATCCTGATACCACTAATCCAGCAGCAGTGAACAGCAGCTTGAAGGCAAAACTCCAGGTCTGTAGCACCCTGCAACTGCATTTTTTGACATGGTGACATGATGAAGCCCTAAGTCTGTGAAGCAATGATCTAGTGGTTTGTGGCCTTAACAGTTTTTAGATTTTCTCCAAGTCACTAGCTGTTTGATGTTAGTGAACTTTATTTCTCCAATTGTGTGCCTAGATCATCATctgcaaaagaagaaaataaaatatgaaaatgacgaaggtgaaagaaaaagtaaaaaaattgatacaacaAATAGATTTACAACTTACAATTAAAATAGTAGGTGAATCAAGTCTTTTAATCTTATTCAGTTTACCTAGAAAAATTATTACCATGTATCTTGTTGATGCTACTTTGACTcctcttttatttctttccccaaactattaattaacaaaagacAAATATCAATAGTTGAGTTGAAATTAGACAAACAACCATAAAAAATACAACTTTGAGAAcctttgtattaaaaaattatctagtAAAGACTTGGGATTATTATATCCAACAAACCTTCTCTAACAAAATGTACAAGTTGATAGCACTTTTTGATCTCCACAAGTTCAAGAGATGAGATTttagagtgttttttttttttttgttttctttgatccTGTTGAAAAGATATAAGCTTTGCCATCATcataataatcttaaaatttacaagaatttttatCCATTTGGAAATGTCTTACCACGATTGGAACTGATGTCATACTACTTCAGTAGATTTCCTTTACCTACATTGTTGCCCTACCAGCATCACATTCCTCTTATCATCACATTAAGTTTATGATGTCATAGGGACACGATGAGGCCCAAGATTGTGAAGCAGTGATCTAATGGTTTATTCTTCAAAACtctttatattttctccctttttttgcAGCTGTGTTGTTGTTTGTGTGCTTAACTTTCAAACTCTGTAACCATATCACctacaaaaccaagaaaaataaaacacaaaattgaCACAACTGTAGAAATACATAAGACAAATGATACAAGAGTACAATTGTGACTTACAAATATTTGAAGCAATGTAATGTGTTTTAATCTTATCAATTTGCTTCAGGAGATTTCTTGCCttgtcttctcttttctttatttcaacaaGTTGTCAAGTAACAAgagacaaatatcaatatttgtgttGCAAATAGACTAACCAATAGAAAATAGCGTGACTTTGAGAGCAATCCTTTTAATAACTTACTTAAAGGATATGAGAGTGTTTAGTTAATTTAGTGAGGACTATAACGTATCAAATCTTGTAAATTATATAAGCAAAACACCTCTTGATCTCTAAAATATAAGAGATGTGATTCTAGAGATTTTTACTTTTGCAGTTTCTGTAGAAAAGATGTAAACTTGTCAtcatttcaaaaatctaaaaatgtaCAAGAATTTGTTATCAAAGTTGGATCCTGCATAGTGTTGTTTGCAAAGAGAAAGTAAATAATGATTCCTTAAATAAGCTATAAAGTGTAAACCATAGATTAATAATGATGCATTTCACAATATGTTTTGCCATAAGCAAAAACAAtgagataacaataaaaataccatACACACAAGCAGGAAAAATGCCGCCTGATTAACCGTTGCAACAGCTAGAAGATACAATCTCAGTATTGGAATTTCAGCAAGCAGACACGCAGTAAGTTTAGATCCGGAAAACTTAGACATGCCAGGATTAGGTTCTAACAGTTGCTTGTCTAAGTTGGAGACAGTGGCacctgaagaaaaatgaatcagAAGGAAAATAGTAGACCCAGATTTGGAAAAGAAAGTAGCAAGGATCTTTAgcttatgtttttatcaaaaaattgcaGAGATTGCTTACTTTTGATTACCTTGGAACCACAAAAAGTTGAGACAATCTATGAGATGACAAAGTAGAGAAGTTTTGAAACAGAGGAACCACTTTCAATTTGTAAGATCAAAATGCCATCCTCTACTTCTGAAACTAGAGAAATATTTTCTACTTTCTTCTTgctggaaaaaaatgataaaatactaaattaaattatacgtattaaaatttaaattcaaccagAAATGAGATTGACATGAAACATATAAGTACCTCAGTAAACTTCAATCTGAAAATACTGTTGATACTCAGAATTTTGTTGTAGTCAAATATGTaacataagttaaaaaaaagttagCAAAGTTTAAACTTGAGGCAAAGGAATTATTTTCTAAACAACaaaaagtagaaataaaaattgtagAATGATTCAAATGTTAGAAGTTTTGACAAGCCTAAAACCAAACGagatcaatttataaatttattattcaatttgagaaataaaaatagcTCAACACTAGCCTCTACACATTTTTGCCCTGAATTGTTGCCTTGAATTGTAGAAGCAGAGAAATAAAagccaaaattatcaaatttgcaTCAAATCTCTTAACTCATACAAATTAAGCAATAATATCATCTAATATTGTATTCAATGACCCTCTcagaaattgaaagaataagtgTCTGCATTAGAGGAAACATATATTCAGAAAGAATTTATCACATACTtgcataaaatgaaaatttattggTTGTTCTGCTTCAGCAAGATATATAGAAGTTCATTACTAGGTTTTGCTCTCATCAATTGGTGGACTTCATATATAAATCCAAGATTAAGGTAGAAAATGtgtaattttacaattttagatatataaaaacaatgtttaatatgcttacatgaagttAGAGAAGGAAAATTTTAAGCCTTTCCAATGATTTCTGCAACATTGAATCTAAGCATAGCAGTCCTGCattgtgttgtttatattgagTAAGTAAACAATGATTCCTTAAATAAGCAATAAAAATCTGTTGTTGAAAGATCCTCTTAGGAAACAAGAACATGAAGAATTTACTTTATTTAGAATTCCAAAAACTGGAATTTTCCTAAGCTGAAAGTTTCTTGAGTTaccaataaatttttgaaattagaaaTGTTGGATTAGAATTAGAGATACAAGGTATTATGTTAAGttgattaaagttaaatgaattACCTGGACAAACTATAATTGAGAGATTCTTATTGACCATCACCTGTCAAAGTTCAAATGAGATtaataacttcaaaattaatagaaaagatATTGGATTAAGTAAATATCTGGACAATAGTACAGGTGTCATCAAGACATTTTACAAACCTTTGATGGAATTAGATGTATCTGTGCCATTAGGAAAATTAGAGAAAGAAGCTCCCATCATCAACTTCGTACTCCTTTGAATTGTAGATGAATTTGCCATCTATTACAACTTTAGGAATTTGAGCAATCTTTGAGGAATATTTTCCCCTAACATTTTTCCATCGTTTTATAAGCAGTGGACAATCTGTAATCCATACAGACTGAAGTGAGGATGGCAGGGTTTGCAGGGATTTGAGCTTTGGGCATTTCTCAACTGATAAATCTTTGAAGTTGCCAAGATCGGGAATGGATCTAAGGTTTGGGCAATCCGCAATCCCCAATTGTTCATGAGAGGTATGGCTGCTCAGACTTGGAATTAATTTGATCCTTGGGCAATTGGAAATTATGAAATCTGTAAGAGAGGTGAGGTTGCTCAGATCTTGGattgattcaagctgtgggagaTTAGCGATGTTCAACCTTTcaagagaggtgaggccgctgagacttggaattgattcaagctgtgggagatcacggatttccaaactttcaagagaggtgaggccgctgagacttggaattgattcaagctgtgggagatcacggatttccaaactttcaagagaggtgaggccgctgagacttggaattgatttgaGCTTTTGGCATTTCTCAATGTACAACTCTGTaagagaggtgaggccgctGAGATTTGAAATTAGTTCAAGCTGTGGGAGATTGTTGATTCGTAACTCGTTTAGAGATTTGAGGTTGTTCAGGTCTGAGATGGATTCAAGCAGTGGGAGTGAAATGATATCCAAACTTTCAAGAGCGGTGAGGTTGGTCAGGTCTGAGATGGATTTAAGCTGTGGGAGGGAtgatatttgtaaatattttggaGAGGTGAGCATTCTCATTCCCATTCCCTTGTCATCTtcacattcattaattaagaGTTGTCTAAGGCTGGTGGGAACACCTTCTCTCACCGACAATTTTGGACATTTTCTTATATGAATAGACTCAAGGCAAGGAAGATGGTGTAGACCTGAAGGTAAGGATTCAAGatttttacaatcaattaaaCTTATTTCTCGAAGACACGTGCTATTATCAAAGGACTCAGCAATTGACTTTAGCTcttcacaaacaataatatagaTGGATGTAAGTGCCTTAGGGAGGTACTCATTTCTACTAGATGATAATGTTTCCAGTGCTTTGCAATAACCAACATACAGGTAGTTGAGTGTCCCAGGCAACGGACCATCTAATGATATGCACTTGAGAGATTTGCACCCAAAAACATTTATGGACTCAATAAGAGAACAAACActtaaatccttcaaaaatttcaGTTCTTCACAATTTTTAATCCTAAGCCTTTTTAGAGATAAAGGTAAGGCATCGCTATCAATGAATGTTAAACTCTGacagaaattaatataaaattcttcCAGAGATGATGGTAGCATGCCCCTTCCAATAGATCTTAGATTCTGGCACTTACTAATCTCAAGAGAATTTATACTGGAAAGAAAATTGGGGTTTTCCAAACTTTGCCATGGTTCCATAATCTCTTCATGATGAGcaattctcaaatgagatactcTTTGAGAacctttctttaatttatcttcaacTGTCGAAATATTTGCAAGATATTCAGaatccaaattctcaaaatcaaTTGAACCATCATTACATACCATTCCTTTGcaattattaatttctaatttgcaACCTATAGGATAATTTGATAATGAGACCACCAACTTTGGACAATCCTTAATAACAAATCTttctaatgaagaaaaataattaggaACTTCTCCAATAAGTTGGGGACATTTTTCAATAGTAAACACACGCAAATTAGAGAGCCATGACAAATTTGCTAACCAAGATGGAAAACTTTCACCACCATAGCCTCTGATTGTGAGTTCTCTTAAATTGATAGGAGGCTTTAGCTTGTCAAGTAGATTCATTTCTACATTTGTTGCCTGTGAGTTTACTTGATATCCCCATTCTAGTAACAAAACTTTTAGTTTGCTCATATTGCTTAATATTTGCCCTGGTATTTGATTTGAACCTGTCACATTCTGTAATTCTGAAATGTGAAGCTCTCCTTGAAGAAAACTTAAACTCCTCAAATCTTCCAAATAAGAACGTGTATCCTCTCCCACAATAAAATTAGACAACACTTGAAgatttttcaactctttcatTCCAAGTGGCAACTTTTTCAATGAATTTCGACCACTTATATCAAGATGACATAAATTGGTCAAATATCTTATGTTAGAAGGTAACTCCGTGAGATCAGAACAATCTTTCAATAACAAAGTTTGCAAGTTAAATAATTGGCACGTTGACTCAGGCAAACTTCTTATTTTAGTATTAGAGAAATTGAGATACTTTAGATGTATCATATCTCCAATTGAGGCAGGTAAATGAAAGATTTGATACCCTTCAAAAGATAGTGCTCTCAACATTTCAAACTTTGgcaataaatcaaaaataacaGTAGCACTTATATAACAGATTGACTTAGGCTTCACAGGCAAAAATGTTCTTAGACTTTTTGCTTTTTTCAAggcttcaaatttattttttccaacaTAATAATCAGAttcataagtaaaataacgaACTTTTTCGAAATTTTCTGATGGCTCAACAATATTTTGTTCAGATCTAAAACTGATTCCTTCAAAAACCCATCGAGCAAGATCATGAACAAGATCATGCATAACATATTTAGAACTATCACTACTCAATTGTTGGAAAAGCGACcttgaacataattttttaaaacactcACTTGCCTCATCCAGGGCCTTTTGAGATGGTTGAACGATACCCTCCGCAATCCATAAAAGTGCAAGTTCCTTCTCCTCAAATTCATAATCCTGAGGAAAAATTGAACAATAGCCAAAACATCTTTTTAGATTGGAAGGAAGATAATAATAGCTTAGCTTTAATGCTGGGAGAACGTGATCACTTTTATTAGATGTACTCCATATTTTGCTTTCCAATATATTTTCCCATATATCACTTGGCTTAAAGCGTAGAAGACCACCGAGGGTCTTTGCTGCCAGTGGTAGACCGCCACACCTTTCAACAACTCTCTTGTAAATTGAATCCGAAATTTGATTAGGAACAGCAGCTGCAAAAGTCCCAAATGCATGCTCCTCTAACAAAGACCAGCAAGCTTCGTCGGATAAAGGCCTTAATTTATAATGAGGGCATCTTATTTCTTGTGCAACATCCGTATCGCGTGTTGTCACAATCGTCGTGCTTCCAGGTGCACCAGCTGTGAAAGGAGACATGAGCTGTGCCCATTTCTCGGACTCCACCTTCCAAATATCGTCTAATACtatcaagaatttttttccACTTGCTTCATCTTTTAGCTTACCTTGCACTgcatttaaattatttggaaCAGAGGACGAGAATTGCTCAAGAAGTGCCTTTGAGATTTTGAGAACGTCAAAGGTGGTTGAAACACACACCCACGCTTTTTTCTCAAACTTGAAATCTTCCAACTCCTTGTGATTGTACACAGCCCGAGCAATTGTCGTTTTGCCGATCCCTCCCATGCCGACAACTGCTATTACTTGAAAGTTGGTACCGCTTTTCACCATTTTCAATAGTTCGGCTTCCTCGTCATTTCTGCCATAAACAACTTGTTCAGGTGGGAAGCTTGAAGTTTCCTCTCGTCCTTGAACTACAGCATTACTTGATGTCGTTCCAGAAAGCACTTGATCACCAAGTTCAGCTAATCTTTTTTGGCGAAGTTTATCCAACCGGCTATTGATTCTTTTGATCTTGCACCCCATCTGGACAGCGAACAAAGGACTAGAGAAAGAAGCAGGGAGACAGCTAAATCCTCTGCTGGAGCTAGCCTGGTGTTCTGCCTTGCGTTTGTGTCGCAAAGCTTCGTAGGCAAACTCATCCAGTACGTCCTCAGCATCATAAGCCCAGTGTTGAAGATTGCCAAGCCAGTTCTTAACGCTTTCACCTGAGAGTTGCTTGTCTTCCGCATCGCGAAGAAGATTTCCGATGTGTGTCAACTTTTCCTTCAGCTCTTTGATCTCTGAATCTACCCCTCCGACAAGTTGCCGGGCAAAGTCCCGCACTTCATTGGACCCCAATATCTTAAACAACCCCTTAATGAGTTCGGAGACGATGGATTCAAGAACGACTTCCATGGCTCGATTGTTGGAAATAAGGAAAGATTTAAGATTGTAACAAGAAGGCAAGAAagtgagaaagaaagagaaagttgttaattttgtttataaggaGAGTgctcaaaataaaagaatgttTGAGTCACAAGTCATTCTTAGATAAATACCTTACTTATTCTTGagataaagaaaggaaaggaatcTTTCAAATGTTGTTTACAGCTCATgcctttaa contains:
- the LOC123220619 gene encoding putative disease resistance protein RGA3 isoform X2, whose product is MEVVLESIVSELIKGLFKILGSNEVRDFARQLVGGVDSEIKELKEKLTHIGNLLRDAEDKQLSGESVKNWLGNLQHWAYDAEDVLDEFAYEALRHKRKAEHQASSSRGFSCLPASFSSPLFAVQMGCKIKRINSRLDKLRQKRLAELGDQVLSGTTSSNAVVQGREETSSFPPEQVVYGRNDEEAELLKMVKSGTNFQVIAVVGMGGIGKTTIARAVYNHKELEDFKFEKKAWVCVSTTFDVLKISKALLEQFSSSVPNNLNAVQGKLKDEASGKKFLIVLDDIWKVESEKWAQLMSPFTAGAPGSTTIVTTRDTDVAQEIRCPHYKLRPLSDEACWSLLEEHAFGTFAAAVPNQISDSIYKRVVERCGGLPLAAKTLGL
- the LOC123220619 gene encoding putative disease resistance protein RGA3 isoform X1, which encodes MEVVLESIVSELIKGLFKILGSNEVRDFARQLVGGVDSEIKELKEKLTHIGNLLRDAEDKQLSGESVKNWLGNLQHWAYDAEDVLDEFAYEALRHKRKAEHQASSSRGFSCLPASFSSPLFAVQMGCKIKRINSRLDKLRQKRLAELGDQVLSGTTSSNAVVQGREETSSFPPEQVVYGRNDEEAELLKMVKSGTNFQVIAVVGMGGIGKTTIARAVYNHKELEDFKFEKKAWVCVSTTFDVLKISKALLEQFSSSVPNNLNAVQGKLKDEASGKKFLIVLDDIWKVESEKWAQLMSPFTAGAPGSTTIVTTRDTDVAQEIRCPHYKLRPLSDEACWSLLEEHAFGTFAAAVPNQISDSIYKRVVERCGGLPLAAKTLGGLLRFKPSDIWENILESKIWSTSNKRL
- the LOC123220650 gene encoding uncharacterized protein LOC123220650 translates to MHLKWLGQWVLPYLFLHCLGRFHHIVWVLEKWNLVLRLFYLELIASNAVHIKVVKYSCGSFTGPLLTHCEPGAAVVDLQLVDVVVSHVLKQILSRHRCHSMVLMIVAGKAVPNLQLEHGLAVNRVYTGFAIFCCLFTLLKRCFI